A single window of Aquabacterium sp. OR-4 DNA harbors:
- a CDS encoding TRAP transporter large permease: MSALILFVFMGAAVVAMPIAHALLVAAMAAAASSDKVPLDLLVQQMVAQVQSFPLIAIPFFMLTGTLMMGGRLGEALVGVLSTLLGRFHGGPAQVGVLSSTLFGGVSGSAVADASAIGSLLIPWHKRLGYPPAFSAATLAAAATIDILIPPSIPMILFALSSNASIASLFVAGVLPGLLMCGGFMAACWWVGRRRNFPRVTTPFDGAAFRRHLAYASPAVVLPVLIIIFLRFGIATPTEVAVLSTLYAGLVSALIYRDLGWQRLNAAIVQAGLATGVVLLVIMASAAIGWLLTFDQMPQGVAQWVQNNVQAKWLVILLMNLLMLFLGMFIDLPAAVLLLTPVFVPLANAIGMDMTQLGIMMVVNLAIGLYTPPVGTTLFITSALARVKVGQTVRELGPFYLVAFGVLLLVSYVPASILR; the protein is encoded by the coding sequence ATGAGTGCGCTGATCCTGTTCGTCTTCATGGGTGCGGCCGTGGTGGCCATGCCCATCGCCCACGCGCTGCTGGTGGCCGCCATGGCCGCCGCGGCCAGCTCCGACAAGGTGCCGCTCGATCTGCTGGTGCAGCAGATGGTGGCCCAGGTGCAGAGCTTTCCGCTGATCGCCATCCCGTTTTTCATGCTCACCGGCACGCTGATGATGGGCGGCCGCCTGGGCGAGGCGCTGGTGGGCGTGCTGTCCACGCTGCTGGGCCGCTTTCATGGCGGGCCGGCGCAGGTGGGCGTGCTGTCGTCCACGCTGTTCGGCGGCGTGTCGGGCTCGGCGGTGGCCGATGCCTCGGCCATCGGCTCGCTGCTGATCCCCTGGCACAAGCGCCTGGGCTATCCGCCGGCGTTCTCGGCGGCCACGCTGGCCGCGGCGGCCACCATCGACATCCTGATCCCGCCGTCGATCCCGATGATCCTGTTTGCGCTGAGCTCCAACGCCTCGATCGCCTCGCTGTTCGTGGCCGGCGTGCTGCCGGGCCTGCTGATGTGCGGCGGATTCATGGCCGCCTGCTGGTGGGTGGGGCGGCGGCGCAACTTTCCGCGCGTGACCACGCCCTTTGACGGCGCGGCCTTTCGCCGCCACCTGGCCTATGCCTCGCCGGCGGTGGTGCTGCCGGTGCTGATCATCATCTTCCTGCGCTTCGGCATTGCCACGCCCACCGAGGTGGCCGTGCTGTCCACGCTGTATGCCGGCCTGGTGAGCGCGCTGATCTACCGCGACCTGGGCTGGCAGCGCCTGAACGCCGCCATCGTGCAGGCCGGCCTGGCCACCGGCGTGGTGCTGCTGGTGATCATGGCCTCGGCGGCCATCGGCTGGCTGCTCACCTTCGACCAGATGCCCCAGGGCGTGGCCCAGTGGGTGCAGAACAACGTGCAGGCCAAGTGGCTGGTGATCCTGCTGATGAACCTGCTGATGCTGTTTCTGGGCATGTTCATCGACCTGCCGGCGGCCGTGCTGCTGCTCACGCCGGTGTTCGTGCCGCTGGCCAATGCCATCGGCATGGACATGACCCAGCTGGGCATCATGATGGTCGTCAACCTGGCCATCGGCCTGTACACGCCGCCGGTGGGCACCACGCTGTTCATCACCAGCGCCCTGGCCCGCGTCAAGGTGGGCCAGACGGTACGCGAGCTGGGCCCCTTCTACCTGGTGGCCTTTGGCGTGCTGCTGCTGGTGTCCTACGTGCCGGCCAGCATCCTGCGCTGA
- a CDS encoding TRAP transporter small permease, translated as MHTPNPGPLDRAINATCRAVLWLATTVIFLILVANTALRYITGSSLQWANEVPELLFPWLVMAGVVIAAQQGAHIATTFLMEALPAGLVRGVSTVAWCVVALLYGTLVAATWRMLAIVHDEKSPILQVPGSVTYACVMTGMALLALLALQSAWRVWRPAPQPAAAESGAGVPAPVPTAHW; from the coding sequence ATGCACACCCCCAACCCCGGGCCGCTGGACCGCGCCATCAACGCCACGTGCCGCGCGGTGCTGTGGCTGGCCACCACGGTGATCTTCCTCATCCTGGTGGCCAACACCGCGCTGCGCTACATCACCGGCAGCAGCCTGCAATGGGCCAACGAGGTGCCCGAGCTGCTGTTCCCGTGGCTGGTGATGGCCGGCGTGGTGATCGCCGCGCAGCAGGGCGCGCACATCGCCACCACCTTTCTGATGGAGGCGCTGCCGGCCGGCCTGGTGCGCGGCGTGTCCACCGTGGCCTGGTGCGTGGTGGCGCTGCTGTACGGCACCCTGGTGGCCGCCACCTGGCGCATGCTGGCCATCGTGCACGACGAGAAGAGCCCGATCCTGCAGGTGCCCGGCTCGGTGACCTATGCCTGCGTGATGACCGGCATGGCCCTGCTGGCCCTGCTGGCGCTGCAGTCGGCCTGGCGTGTGTGGCGCCCCGCGCCGCAGCCCGCCGCTGCCGAATCCGGTGCCGGGGTGCCGGCACCGGTGCCCACCGCCCATTGGTGA
- a CDS encoding TRAP transporter substrate-binding protein, protein MQRKTFAATLMALAATAALPLAAQAQAVKLTLGHGAAPGNPRHEASLKLAELVKAKTAGRIEVTVAPSAQLGDDAAMVTALRTGAIDLSANSQGAVSTVVPEYAAFGMPFLFANLPQAWKLLDGALGQELAAKSADKGLVVLGYWDNGIRHMSNSKKPILKPEDMKGLKMRTPPDAVTVDIMQSLGADAQQIKFAELYVALQQGVVDGQENPLMNIHASKLYEVNKFISLTGHKYEMTPLLMSKRSWDKLPEADRKALQEAATEATALQRKLSQEADDRLVADLKAKGVRVDIADKAAFEKATAAVDDKWMASPIGPYVKKVIAGARGR, encoded by the coding sequence ATGCAACGCAAGACCTTTGCCGCCACGCTGATGGCGCTGGCGGCCACCGCCGCCCTGCCGCTGGCCGCCCAGGCCCAGGCCGTGAAGCTGACCCTGGGCCACGGCGCCGCGCCGGGCAACCCGCGCCACGAGGCCTCGCTGAAGCTGGCCGAGCTGGTGAAGGCCAAGACCGCCGGGCGCATCGAGGTCACCGTGGCGCCATCGGCCCAGCTTGGCGACGACGCGGCCATGGTCACCGCGCTGCGCACCGGTGCGATCGACCTGTCGGCCAACTCGCAGGGCGCGGTGTCCACCGTGGTGCCCGAGTACGCGGCCTTCGGCATGCCCTTCCTGTTTGCCAACCTGCCGCAGGCCTGGAAGCTGCTGGACGGCGCGCTGGGCCAGGAGCTGGCCGCCAAGAGCGCCGACAAGGGCCTGGTGGTGCTGGGCTACTGGGACAACGGCATCCGCCACATGTCCAACAGCAAGAAGCCCATCCTCAAGCCCGAGGACATGAAGGGCCTGAAGATGCGCACCCCGCCCGACGCGGTGACCGTGGACATCATGCAGAGCCTGGGCGCCGATGCGCAGCAGATCAAGTTTGCCGAGCTGTACGTGGCGCTGCAGCAGGGCGTGGTGGACGGGCAGGAGAACCCGCTGATGAACATCCACGCCAGCAAGCTCTACGAGGTCAACAAGTTCATCTCGCTGACCGGCCACAAGTACGAGATGACGCCCTTGCTGATGAGCAAGCGCAGCTGGGACAAGCTGCCCGAGGCCGACCGCAAGGCCCTGCAGGAAGCCGCCACCGAGGCCACCGCGCTGCAGCGCAAGCTCTCGCAGGAGGCCGACGACCGGCTGGTGGCCGACCTCAAGGCCAAGGGCGTGCGTGTGGACATCGCCGACAAGGCGGCCTTCGAGAAGGCCACCGCGGCGGTGGACGACAAGTGGATGGCCAGCCCGATCGGCCCATACGTGAAGAAGGTCATCGCCGGTGCCCGCGGCCGCTGA
- a CDS encoding SDR family NAD(P)-dependent oxidoreductase has protein sequence MLLNDKVAVITGGAGRNGLGFATARMMAAQGARVAIVDLAQAGPAAAAAELGAGHLGVVADVTDKAACEAAAAAVLQALGRIDILFNNAGITQPRKTLDITPADYEAVMDVSLRGMLYMSQAVIPAMRAQKSGAIVNTSSVSAQRGGGILGGPHYSAAKAGMLGLGRAMAREFGIDGIRVNAVTPGLIATDINKGLIPDDRMKGILEQIPLNRIGVPDDVAGCVVFLASDLAKYLTGVTLDVNGGMLIH, from the coding sequence ATGCTGCTCAATGACAAGGTTGCCGTGATCACCGGCGGTGCCGGCCGCAACGGCCTGGGTTTTGCCACCGCCAGGATGATGGCGGCGCAGGGCGCGCGCGTGGCCATCGTCGATCTGGCGCAGGCCGGGCCCGCGGCCGCCGCGGCCGAGCTGGGCGCCGGCCACCTGGGGGTGGTGGCCGATGTCACCGACAAGGCCGCCTGCGAGGCCGCCGCCGCCGCGGTGCTGCAGGCGCTGGGCCGCATCGACATCCTGTTCAACAACGCCGGCATCACCCAGCCGCGCAAGACGCTGGACATCACGCCGGCCGACTACGAGGCGGTGATGGACGTCAGCCTGCGCGGCATGCTGTACATGTCGCAGGCGGTGATCCCGGCCATGCGCGCGCAGAAGTCGGGCGCGATCGTCAACACCTCGTCGGTGTCGGCGCAGCGCGGTGGCGGCATCCTGGGCGGGCCGCACTACTCGGCGGCCAAGGCCGGCATGCTGGGCCTGGGCCGGGCGATGGCGCGCGAGTTCGGCATCGACGGCATCCGCGTCAACGCGGTCACGCCGGGCCTGATCGCCACCGACATCAACAAGGGCCTGATCCCCGATGACCGCATGAAGGGCATCCTGGAGCAGATCCCGCTGAACCGCATCGGCGTGCCCGACGACGTGGCCGGCTGCGTGGTGTTTCTGGCCAGCGACCTGGCCAAGTACCTCACCGGCGTGACGCTCGACGTCAACGGCGGCATGTTGATCCACTGA
- a CDS encoding LysR substrate-binding domain-containing protein: MSHLPPMVNLQAFEAVARRRSFALAAAELHVTASAISHQVARLESQLGVRLLERSAHGVRLTAAGEQYLARIAGALQAIASASDDLRQGVANSLYVHCSPSIATLWLMPRLAAFAQANPGIALNLSAAHVHSDFTQGTVDLDIRYGVPNWPDLVVEPLFEERIVPLASPAFLRTHRLRRIDQLLDVPLIQSNVNVVQWSDWFQAYSDKRPPERLSLRFDRAQMAMEAAIQGLGVALESAMLAAGHIREGKLRPVFGLDKSLGVKAHFAVYPARHGKRPAVEAFLAWVHAEAARAQLAFG; the protein is encoded by the coding sequence ATGTCGCACCTGCCCCCGATGGTGAATCTGCAGGCCTTCGAGGCCGTGGCGCGCCGGCGCAGCTTTGCGCTGGCCGCGGCCGAACTGCATGTCACGGCCTCGGCCATCAGCCACCAGGTGGCGCGGCTCGAGTCGCAGCTGGGTGTGCGCCTGCTCGAGCGCAGCGCGCATGGCGTGCGCCTGACCGCTGCGGGCGAGCAGTACCTGGCGCGCATTGCCGGCGCGCTGCAGGCCATTGCCAGCGCCAGCGACGACCTGCGCCAGGGCGTGGCCAACAGCCTGTACGTGCACTGCTCGCCCAGCATTGCCACGCTGTGGCTGATGCCGCGCCTGGCCGCCTTTGCCCAGGCCAATCCGGGCATTGCGCTGAACCTCTCAGCGGCCCACGTGCACAGCGACTTCACCCAGGGCACGGTGGACCTGGACATCCGCTACGGCGTGCCCAACTGGCCCGACCTGGTGGTGGAGCCGCTGTTCGAGGAACGCATCGTGCCGCTGGCCAGCCCGGCCTTCCTGCGCACGCACCGGCTGCGCCGCATCGACCAGCTGCTGGACGTGCCGCTGATCCAGAGCAACGTCAACGTGGTGCAGTGGAGCGACTGGTTCCAGGCCTACAGCGACAAGCGCCCGCCCGAGCGCCTGTCGCTGCGCTTTGACCGCGCGCAGATGGCCATGGAGGCCGCCATCCAGGGCCTGGGCGTGGCGCTGGAAAGCGCGATGCTGGCCGCCGGCCACATCCGCGAGGGCAAGCTCAGGCCGGTGTTCGGCCTGGACAAGAGCCTGGGCGTGAAGGCGCACTTCGCCGTCTACCCGGCGCGCCACGGCAAGCGGCCGGCGGTGGAGGCCTTTCTGGCCTGGGTGCACGCCGAGGCCGCCCGGGCGCAGCTGGCGTTCGGCTAG
- the panC gene encoding pantoate--beta-alanine ligase has protein sequence MQIIHTIAELRAALAGQHGTTCVPTMGNLHEGHLALVRQAAALGGPVVATIFVNRLQFLPHEDFDRYPRTLARDAELLRGAGCDIVFAPDEAELYPEPQAYKVAPPAALADILEGEFRPGFFTGVCTVVLKLLQIVQPAQAVFGRKDYQQLKVLEGMARQLALPTRVVAGDTVRAADGLALSSRNGYLGEAERAEAPALAHALATLAAAARDGSQPLPALEAEACAALRARGWAPDYLSVRRRSDLLPPGDDERRAGAPLVALAAARLGATRLIDNLEF, from the coding sequence ATGCAGATCATCCACACCATTGCCGAGCTGCGCGCCGCGCTGGCCGGCCAGCATGGCACCACCTGCGTGCCCACCATGGGCAACCTGCACGAGGGCCATCTGGCCCTGGTGCGCCAGGCCGCCGCGCTGGGCGGGCCGGTGGTGGCCACCATCTTCGTCAACCGCCTGCAGTTCCTGCCGCACGAGGATTTCGACCGCTACCCGCGCACGCTGGCCCGCGACGCCGAACTGCTGCGTGGCGCCGGCTGTGACATCGTGTTCGCGCCCGACGAGGCCGAGCTCTACCCCGAGCCGCAGGCCTACAAGGTGGCACCGCCGGCGGCGCTGGCCGACATCCTGGAAGGCGAGTTCCGCCCCGGCTTCTTCACCGGCGTGTGCACGGTGGTGCTCAAGCTGCTGCAGATCGTGCAGCCGGCGCAGGCGGTGTTCGGCCGCAAGGATTACCAGCAGCTCAAGGTGCTGGAGGGCATGGCGCGGCAGCTGGCCCTGCCCACGCGGGTGGTGGCCGGCGACACCGTGCGCGCCGCCGACGGCCTGGCGCTAAGCTCGCGCAATGGCTACCTGGGCGAGGCCGAGCGTGCCGAGGCCCCGGCGCTGGCCCACGCACTGGCCACGCTGGCCGCCGCCGCGCGCGATGGCAGCCAGCCACTGCCCGCGCTGGAAGCCGAGGCCTGCGCGGCACTGCGCGCGCGCGGCTGGGCGCCCGACTACCTGAGCGTGCGCCGCCGCAGCGACCTGCTGCCCCCCGGCGACGATGAGCGCCGCGCCGGCGCCCCGCTGGTGGCCCTGGCCGCGGCACGGCTGGGCGCCACGCGCCTGATCGACAACCTCGAGTTCTGA
- the panB gene encoding 3-methyl-2-oxobutanoate hydroxymethyltransferase — translation MSVHPSSSLRTTEAAAQRPAVTLHRLREQVARGEPLAMLTCYDATYAALLDAVGVDLLLVGDSLGNVIQGQSGTQSVTLEQMAYHTACVARGRRSAFVLADLPFGCYEASPQQAFESAAVLMRAGAQMVKLEGGGEMAATVRFLVERGIPVCAHLGLTPQRVHALGGFRVQGRDDAAAAALRADAAAMAEAGAAMLVLELVPTALATAITQAHPAMATIGIGAGPHTAGQVLVLHDLLGLTSDVSGAGARRPRFVRDFSREAADGSACATLSPGQAVAAYVADVRARRFPDAQRHGF, via the coding sequence ATGAGTGTTCATCCGTCCTCATCCCTTCGCACCACCGAGGCCGCAGCGCAGCGCCCGGCCGTCACGCTGCACCGGCTGCGCGAGCAGGTGGCGCGCGGCGAGCCGCTGGCCATGCTGACCTGCTACGACGCGACCTATGCCGCGCTGCTGGACGCTGTGGGCGTCGACCTGCTGCTGGTGGGCGATTCGCTGGGCAACGTGATCCAGGGCCAGAGCGGCACGCAGTCGGTCACGCTGGAGCAGATGGCGTACCACACGGCCTGCGTGGCGCGCGGCCGGCGCAGCGCCTTCGTGCTGGCCGATCTGCCCTTTGGCTGCTACGAGGCCTCGCCACAGCAGGCCTTCGAGTCGGCCGCGGTGCTGATGCGCGCCGGCGCGCAGATGGTCAAGCTCGAAGGTGGCGGCGAGATGGCGGCCACGGTGCGCTTTCTGGTCGAGCGCGGCATTCCGGTGTGCGCGCACCTGGGGCTCACGCCGCAGCGCGTGCACGCGCTGGGCGGCTTTCGCGTGCAGGGGCGTGACGATGCGGCGGCCGCCGCGCTGCGCGCCGATGCCGCGGCCATGGCCGAAGCCGGCGCCGCGATGCTGGTGCTGGAGCTGGTGCCCACCGCGCTGGCCACCGCGATCACGCAGGCCCACCCGGCCATGGCCACCATCGGCATCGGCGCCGGCCCGCACACGGCCGGCCAGGTGCTGGTGCTGCACGACCTGCTGGGCCTGACGTCCGATGTGAGCGGCGCCGGCGCGCGGCGCCCGCGCTTCGTGCGCGACTTCAGCCGCGAGGCGGCCGATGGCAGCGCCTGCGCCACGCTGAGCCCCGGCCAGGCCGTGGCCGCCTATGTGGCCGATGTGCGCGCGCGGCGCTTCCCCGACGCGCAGCGCCACGGCTTCTGA
- a CDS encoding LysR family transcriptional regulator encodes MSADHALAFFCLLVKQGSLAATARELNLTPPAVSRRLALLEERLGVRLLNRTTRRISLTGEGEVYFNHAQRILGDIAEMERLVSSSRAAPRGLLRVNAPLGFGRSYIGPAIAAFGKAFPDVDVQLHLTDRPVALPDEAIDVAIHFGEVPDSRLIARRIAVNRRLLVASPAYLRQAGEPGHPHDLGQHQCIVLRQNSGAYGHWRLSRGERAETIKVHGRLSTNDGEVGLHWALEGHGILMRAEWDVAKYLRSGRLRQVLADYETPPADIHAVFSERLNLSAKVSCFVDHLRSYLGQHADGPRPGLLSNW; translated from the coding sequence ATGAGTGCCGACCATGCCCTGGCCTTTTTCTGTCTGCTGGTCAAGCAGGGCAGCCTGGCCGCCACCGCGCGCGAGCTGAACCTCACGCCGCCCGCCGTCTCGCGCCGCCTGGCGCTGCTGGAAGAGCGCCTGGGCGTGCGCCTGCTCAACCGCACCACGCGGCGCATCAGCCTCACGGGCGAGGGCGAGGTGTACTTCAACCATGCGCAGCGCATCCTGGGCGACATCGCCGAGATGGAGCGCCTGGTGTCGAGCAGCCGCGCCGCGCCGCGCGGCCTGCTGCGGGTGAACGCGCCGCTGGGCTTTGGCCGCTCGTACATCGGGCCGGCCATCGCGGCCTTCGGCAAGGCCTTTCCCGATGTGGATGTGCAGCTGCACCTCACCGACCGGCCGGTGGCCCTGCCCGACGAGGCCATCGATGTCGCGATCCACTTCGGCGAGGTGCCCGACTCGCGCCTGATCGCGCGCCGCATCGCGGTCAACCGGCGCCTGCTGGTGGCCTCGCCGGCCTATCTGCGCCAGGCCGGCGAGCCCGGGCACCCGCACGACCTTGGCCAGCACCAGTGCATCGTGCTGCGCCAGAACAGCGGCGCCTACGGCCACTGGCGCCTGAGCCGCGGCGAGCGCGCCGAGACCATCAAGGTGCATGGTCGGCTGAGCACCAACGACGGCGAGGTGGGCCTGCACTGGGCCCTTGAAGGCCACGGCATCCTGATGCGTGCCGAATGGGATGTGGCCAAGTACCTGCGCAGCGGCCGCCTGCGCCAGGTGCTGGCCGACTACGAGACCCCCCCGGCCGACATCCACGCGGTGTTCAGCGAGCGCCTGAACCTCTCGGCCAAGGTGAGCTGCTTCGTCGACCACCTGCGCAGCTACCTGGGCCAGCACGCCGACGGCCCGCGGCCAGGCCTGCTGTCGAACTGGTGA
- the ttdA gene encoding L(+)-tartrate dehydratase subunit alpha — translation MDKQAAVESLTDTMAKFTAYIGKRLPRDVTAKLAELRTLETNPLARSVYDSMHGNQEAADRLDRPSCQDTGVIQYFIEAGAGFALLGELEQILRDALQGATHLGPLRHNAVETFDEKNTGTNTGTQIPWLDWRIVPDSSSCTIDVYMAGGGCTLPGAAKVLMPGQGYEGVAEFVMDVITERGVNACPPLLVGVGVSTSVETAARLSKLAILRPVDSKSGNPRAALMEQLLEQGLNEVGIGPQGLTGNASVMGVNIESSARHPSTIGVAVNTGCWAHRRGKIRINADLSFDVLSHEGVVL, via the coding sequence ATGGACAAGCAAGCCGCCGTCGAGTCGCTGACCGACACGATGGCCAAGTTCACCGCCTACATCGGCAAGCGCCTGCCGCGCGATGTGACGGCCAAGCTGGCCGAACTGCGCACACTCGAGACCAATCCGCTGGCCCGCTCGGTCTACGACTCGATGCACGGCAACCAGGAGGCCGCCGATCGGCTCGACCGCCCGAGCTGCCAGGACACCGGCGTGATCCAGTACTTCATCGAGGCCGGCGCCGGCTTTGCGCTGCTGGGCGAGCTGGAGCAGATCCTCCGCGATGCGCTCCAAGGTGCCACCCACCTGGGCCCCTTGCGCCACAACGCGGTGGAGACCTTCGACGAAAAGAACACCGGCACCAACACCGGCACGCAGATCCCCTGGCTGGACTGGCGCATCGTGCCCGACAGCAGCAGCTGCACCATCGATGTCTACATGGCCGGCGGCGGCTGCACCCTGCCCGGCGCGGCCAAGGTGCTGATGCCCGGCCAGGGCTACGAGGGCGTGGCCGAGTTCGTGATGGACGTGATCACCGAACGCGGGGTCAATGCCTGCCCACCGCTGCTGGTGGGCGTGGGCGTCTCGACCTCGGTGGAGACGGCGGCACGCCTGTCCAAGCTGGCCATCCTGCGGCCGGTGGATTCGAAGAGCGGCAACCCGCGCGCCGCACTGATGGAGCAGCTGCTGGAGCAGGGCCTCAACGAGGTCGGCATCGGCCCGCAGGGCCTGACCGGCAACGCCAGCGTGATGGGCGTGAACATCGAGTCATCGGCGCGCCACCCGTCGACCATCGGCGTGGCCGTCAACACCGGCTGCTGGGCCCACCGGCGCGGCAAGATCCGCATCAACGCCGACCTGTCGTTTGACGTGCTCTCGC